A single Denticeps clupeoides chromosome 7, fDenClu1.1, whole genome shotgun sequence DNA region contains:
- the znf750 gene encoding zinc finger protein 750 has translation MDPLQDRKPKKPHYIPRPPGKPFNYQCFQCPFTCNIKSHLFNHMKYNLCKNSISLVSQRGEVSRPAKTTQGSTPKETTSTMPVEKSSRALPKTPPQPQGEVVENKHKNEEKEKETRVEDDQNDGLSQEVPHTPNDTKDNTADKAASPPTRYSAFIPVTPNRDSNETEVAAKAQQAPATAPPYLQPSISWTQTPPAVKPLLPHVSADYSPFLQPERPLHSLYQPYLLAGSHPGHLSSHSHFYRSSFIEPQKSLIPPPNTSLLQPYHYRYGQPIYPPLPYGVYHVPEVPQSFQGPYFLPVDMYRHAFELRDYRGYLPSYPQNESNSKDSENRSNQEKAEDKRLSPMTGSAAFGSPDSPNATDFTHQNSSMPPNHTSHGGLTPQVNPSSSKQEEGEDPLDDLAPLDLSKKEDAKVDRAQEDNSTGKLGSEHEAGQEEMPLNLCLKARSNSPASSTEPDRSESVVEVGSMASEALRRSTCQADIEPSDQRQTAAFALCQLACSNSHSQVRTIHTEVTDQTHISLQAQTTTKDGPENNQEDKEKKQESKQQAARARNKTNKRTKGKQATPAAKRRPRCC, from the coding sequence ATGGACCCTCTGCAGGATCGCAAGCCCAAGAAGCCTCACTACATTCCCCGTCCACCTGGCAAGCCCTTCAACTACCAGTGCTTCCAGTGTCCTTTCACCTGCAACATCAAGTCCCACCTCTTCAACCACATGAAATACAACCTGTGCAAAAACTCCATCTCCCTAGTATCACAGCGTGGAGAAGTCAGCAGGCCAGCCAAGACCACGCAGGGCAGCACGCCTAAGGAAACAACCTCAACAATGCCAGTGGAGAAGAGTAGCCGAGCCCTCCCTAAGACACCTCCTCAACCCCAAGGTGAAGTGGTGGAGAACAAGCACAAGaatgaagagaaagaaaaagagaccaGGGTAGAAGATGACCAAAATGATGGCCTTTCTCAGGAGGTCCCTCATACACCCAACGATACAAAGGACAACACTGCTGACAAGGCGGCAAGTCCCCCGACTCGATACTCGGCCTTCATTCCAGTTACCCCGAACCGTGACAGCAATGAAACCGAAGTGGCTGCTAAAGCCCAACAGGCACCAGCCACTGCTCCTCCATACCTCCAACCTTCAATCTCCTGGACCCAAACGCCACCAGCAGTAAAACCTCTGCTTCCTCACGTGTCTGCAGACTATTCACCATTCCTGCAACCTGAGCGTCCGTTACACTCTCTCTACCAGCCCTACCTGCTCGCTGGAAGCCACCCAGGGCATTTGAGTTCGCACTCCCACTTCTACCGATCGAGTTTCATAGAACCACAAAAGTCACTAATTCCTCCACCCAACACATCCCTTCTTCAGCCATACCACTATAGATATGGCCAACCCATCTACCCCCCACTTCCTTATGGTGTCTACCATGTTCCTGAGGTGCCGCAGAGCTTTCAAGGACCATATTTCCTCCCAGTGGACATGTATAGGCATGCTTTTGAGCTCAGAGACTACAGAGGTTACCTTCCTTCTTACCCACAGAATGAGTCAAATAGCAAAGACAGCGAGAACAGAAGTAACCAGGAAAAGGCTGAAGACAAACGTCTAAGCCCCATGACTGGCAGTGCTGCCTTTGGGTCTCCAGACAGTCCAAATGCAACAGACTTCACGCACCAAAACTCATCCATGCCACCCAATCACACCTCCCATGGAGGGTTAACACCTCAGGTGAACCCATCTTCCAGCAAACAAGAGGAAGGTGAAGACCCTCTCGATGACCTGGCTCCTCTAGACCTCTCAAAAAAGGAGGATGCCAAAGTGGACAGAGCTCAAGAAGACAACTCCACTGGCAAGTTGGGCTCTGAGCATGAAGCCGGCCAAGAGGAAATGCCCCTGAACCTCTGCCTCAAGGCCCGTTCTAATAGCCCCGCTTCATCAACTGAGCCAGACCGCTCTGAATCTGTTGTAGAGGTGGGTTCTATGGCTTCAGAGGCATTGAGACGGAGTACTTGCCAGGCAGACATAGAGCCAAGTGACCAAAGACAGACAGCAGCATTTGCCCTGTGTCAATTAGCCTGCTCGAACTCCCACAGTCAGGTCCGTACCATCCATACGGAAGTGACAGACCAAACACACATAAGCCTCCAAGCGCAGACCACGACAAAAGATGGCCCTGAGAACAATCAGGAGGACAaggaaaagaaacaagaaaGCAAACAGCAAGCAGCACGGGCCCGTAACAAGACCAACAAAAGAACCAAAGGCAAGCAGGCCACCCCAGCTGCGAAGAGAAGGCCTCGTTGCTGCTGA